The proteins below are encoded in one region of Juglans microcarpa x Juglans regia isolate MS1-56 chromosome 4D, Jm3101_v1.0, whole genome shotgun sequence:
- the LOC121260274 gene encoding protein NETWORKED 2A-like: protein MLQRAASNAYSWWWASHVRTKQSRWLEQNLQDLEEKVKETLKIIDNDGDSFAQRAEMYYRRRPELINFVEEAFRAYRALAERYDHLSKELQSANRTIATVFPERAQYAMDDDEENFPGTSSPSDDPNKQDRDVAAVPKLSIPKVPDIPKKDFRSQSMLVSRKKPIKRTASTTAKAAAVPSSGLSKTEALEEIDKLHKEILALQTEKEFVHSLYKRKYEKFWEIECQITQMHKRVCDLQDEFGVGTVIEDDEARTLMVATALNSCKQTMVKLREKQEQAEEEARVERQRIEEAHKKFGTLKDEFLSKRADCLESNSPELKNIDQGINMDEEQEGHAMELPRQTIEEQIDLNSKTSLTVMELADKIDELVNKVATLETCVSTQTAMVKRLRSEIDELQAHIRSLEEEKESLVESSDVMSKKLKEMEEELRRVKNLNQSVEHQSNKLQTHFTEASSGLDNLSGKLKIVKQDEKVEDTELLQEVKAVPDAEPENKSVENSDKMIPSDEPVISEEVMAEEEEKKDDEILALNNTNTVEDENQPDLSNDLGLMPEKPKEPMQQEKDEKQDSPPIVDGDLDIETRELEVGEKDEKQDSSPIVDGDLDIETRELEVEEEEDQPIWKKLFVKGLEDREKILLEEYTSVLHNFKSVRKKLSEVENKNRDSIFELGMQIRELKSAIVSKDEVIQTLLQKLSNPQTSPYTTPEYKYIQQESKPQAASSQNSDTVSSNTNQKSLSDLFSEQPFEPTGTSKESPANLETTLTKEEENNKFEVNLDNDKHATSPVEERVRSDIDGLLEENLEFWLRFSTSVHQIQKFQSSIQDLHAELMELKHKKQEGGGKHQTGKSDIRPIYRHLREIQTELSLWMEHNALLKEELQSRFSSLCNIQDEISRISNADSRAEKTELSQYKAAKFQGEVLNMKQENNKVSDELQAGLNRVRAMNVDVEKTVAQLDDELGISASKKYYTTGARIPLRSFLFGVKLKKQRPSIFSCVNPALQKQYSDLAAGLPT, encoded by the exons atgttgCAGAGAGCAGCAAGTAATGCATATTCATGGTGGTGGGCAAGCCACGTAAGGACAAAGCAGTCGAGATGGCTGGAACAAAACCTCCAAG attTGGAGGAGAAGGTGAAAGAAACGCTCAAAATCATCGACAACGATGGGGACTCCTTTGCACAGAGGGCAGAGATGTACTACAGGAGGAGGCCGGAGCTAATAAACTTCGTGGAAGAAGCGTTCCGGGCATACAGAGCTCTAGCAGAGAGATACGATCACCTCTCGAAAGAACTGCAAAGTGCCAACCGCACCATTGCCACAGTTTTCCCCGAAAGGGCTCAGTATGCAATGGATGACGATGAAGAAAATTTCCCGGGAACATCCTCTCCTTCGGATGATCCAAACAAACAGGACCGGGATGTTGCCGCTGTCCCTAAACTAAGCATTCCGAAAGTCCCAGACATTCCAAAGAAGGATTTCAGGAGCCAATCTATGTTAGTCTCAAGGAAAAAACCCATTAAAAGAACTGCTAGTACTACTGCTAAAGCTGCTGCAGTTCCGAGTTCAGGACTGAGCAAAACGGAAGCATTAGAAGAGATCGATAAGCTTCACAAAGAAATCTTGGCACTTCAAACTGAAAAGGAGTTTGTACACAGCTTGTATAAACGCAAGTATGAAAAGTTCTGGGAAATTGAATGCCAAATCACTCAAATGCATAAAAGAGTTTGCGATTTGCAAGATGAGTTTGGCGTAGGCACTGTTATTGAAGATGATGAAGCTCGAACTTTGATGGTTGCTACGGCTCTAAATTCATGCAAACAGACCATGGTTAAGTTACGAGAGAAACAAGAGCAAGCAGAGGAAGAGGCAAGAGTAGAGCGGCAAAGGATTGAGGAAGCCCATAAGAAGTTTGGGACTCTCAAAGATGAGTTCCTTTCCAAACGAGCAGATTGCCTAGAGAGCAATAGTCCAGAGTTGAAGAATATAGACCAAGGGATTAATATGGATGAGGAACAAGAAGGACATGCCATGGAATTGCCACGGCAGACGATTGAGGAACAGATTGACTTGAATTCAAAAACCTCACTCACTGTAATGGAACTAGCAGATAAGATTGATGAACTTGTAAATAAGGTTGCTACTCTGGAAACTTGTGTCTCTACTCAGACTGCTATGGTGAAGAGACTAAGGTCTGAAATAGATGAGCTTCAGGCACACATTCGAAGCTTGGAAGAGGAAAAGGAGAGTCTGGTGGAAAGTTCAGATGTTATGAGCAAAAAGTTAAAAGAGATGGAGGAGGAGTTGAGGAGAGTCAAAAATCTTAACCAAAGTGTGGAGCACCAAAGCAACAAACTCCAGACACATTTCACAGAAGCTAGCAGTGGCCTTGATAATCTTTCTGGGAAACTGAAGATTGTGAAGCAGGATGAGAAGGTCGAGGATACAGAATTGCTCCAGGAAGTGAAAGCTGTTCCTGATGCAGAACCAGAGAATAAGTCGGTTGAAAATAGTGATAAGATGATTCCTAGTGACGAGCCAGTGATCTCAGAGGAGGTGATGgcagaagaggaagagaagaaggaTGATGAGATTTTGGCTCTCAACAATACCAACACAGTTGAAGACGAAAACCAGCCAGACTTGAGCAATGACCTTGGTTTGATGCCCGAAAAACCCAAGGAACCAATGCAGCAGGAGAAAGATGAGAAGCAAGATTCTCCTCCAATAGTAGATGGTGATCTTGATATTGAGACCCGGGAATTGGAGGTAGGGGAGAAAGATGAGAAGCAAGATTCTTCTCCAATAGTAGATGGTGATCTTGATATTGAGACCCGGGAATTAGAGgtagaggaggaagaagatcaACCAATCTGGAAGAAACTGTTTGTAAAGGGGTTAGAGGACAGGGAAAAGATTCTGCTAGAGGAGTACACTTCAGTTCTTCACAATTTCAAGTCAGTAAGGAAGAAGCTGAGTGAGGTGGAGAATAAAAACCGGGATAGCATCTTCGAACTGGGGATGCAGATAAGAGAACTGAAGAGTGCTATTGTCTCAAAAGATGAGGTGATCCAAACTTTACTTCAGAAATTAAGCAACCCACAAACAAGTCCATACACTACGCCGGAGTATAAATACATACAGCAGGAAAGCAAACCTCAAGCAGCTAGCTCCCAGAACTCTGATACCGTATCTTCAAACACGAATCAAAAGTCACTTTCTGATTTATTTAGTGAACAACCATTTGAACCCACAGGAACAAGCAAGGAATCGCCCGCAAACTTGGAAACAACTCTCACAAAggaggaagaaaataataagtTCGAGGTAAATCTGGATAATGACAAGCATGCTACTTCGCCTGTTGAAGAGAGAGTCCGCTCAGATATTGATGGACTGCTGGAGGAAAATCTAGAGTTCTGGTTGAGGTTTAGCACATCAGTTCATCAGATACAGAAGTTCCAGTCATCAATCCAGGATTTGCATGCAGAGTTAATGGAACTAAAGCATAAGAAGCAAGAAGGAGGTGGTAAACACCAAACAGGAAAATCAGATATTCGACCAATATACAGACACCTGAGAGAGATACAAACTGAACTGTCATTATGGATGGAGCACAATGCATTGCTGAAAGAAGAACTTCAGAGTAGATTCTCATCCTTGTGCAACATTCAAGATGAGATATCAAGAATATCCAACGCAGATTCCAGAGCAGAAAAGACAGAGCTTAGTCAATATAAAGCTGCAAAGTTTCAAGGCGAGGTTCTCAACATGAAACAGGAGAACAACAAGGTTTCAGATGAACTGCAAGCAGGCCTCAACCGTGTAAGAGCAATGAATGTTGATGTTGAGAAAACAGTGGCGCAACTGGATGATGAACTTGGGATTTCAGCGTCAAAGAAATATTACACAACTGGGGCTAGAATTCCCTTGCGATCTTTCTTATTTGGGGTCAAGTTGAAGAAGCAAAGGCCATCAATCTTCTCGTGTGTGAATCCAGCACTGCAGAAACAGTACAGTGATCTAGCTGCTGGGCTGCCCACGTAG
- the LOC121261355 gene encoding uncharacterized protein LOC121261355, producing MAVAFTNLSWWLWSGKHQEPSISNKSSINSSSESTMWESDALKFPLVKRDNIASSRRVKRKWHSREERKIDREYDVVLVPSDGGCVSVTESDDSDWSIGWLEPHGPGFQSDDDPDDSFAVLVPCYGHGYNDLVEHSKNNILSTVGNIPYNYSDEIEKYMEQWLSSLQSH from the exons ATGGCCGTGGCTTTTACCAATCTTTCATGGTGGCTGTGGAGTGGGAAGCATCAAGAGCCTAGTATCTCCAATAAATCTTCTATAAATTCTTCATCTGAGTCGACTATGTGGGAATCCGATGCTCTGAAATTTCCTTTGGTTAAACGAGACAATATAGCCTCATCGAGGAGGGTGAAGCGGAAATGGCATAGTCGGGAAGAGCGGAAGATCGATAGGGAATATGATGTTGTTCTTGTCCCATCTGATGGGGGGTGTGTTTCAGTTACAGAGTCTGATGATTCAGATTGGTCAATCGGATGGTTGGAGCCTCATGGCCCTGGGTTCCAGAGTGATGATGATCCTGACGACAGTTTTGCTGTGCTGGTTCCATGCTATGGGCACGGTTACAATGATCTGGTGGAGCATTCAAAGAACAATATTTTGAGCACTGTTGGCAACATCCCTTATAATTATTCAGATG AGATCGAGAAATATATGGAACAGTGGCTCTCTTCTCTTCAAAGCCACTAA